One window from the genome of Moritella sp. F3 encodes:
- the glnK gene encoding P-II family nitrogen regulator — MKLISAIIKPFKLDDVREAVADFGVEGLTVTEVKGFGRQKGHTELYRGAEYQVDFLPKVKLEIATQSENVDRLIEAISSAAYTGKIGDGKIFVYDLKQVVRIRTGEMDSEAI; from the coding sequence ATGAAGCTAATAAGCGCAATCATTAAACCGTTTAAACTCGATGATGTACGTGAAGCTGTCGCAGATTTCGGTGTTGAAGGGTTAACTGTTACTGAGGTAAAAGGTTTTGGTCGTCAAAAAGGTCATACCGAACTTTATCGTGGTGCAGAATATCAAGTTGATTTCTTACCTAAAGTTAAGTTAGAAATTGCCACGCAGAGTGAAAACGTTGATCGCCTCATTGAAGCTATTAGCAGTGCTGCTTACACAGGTAAGATTGGTGATGGTAAGATTTTTGTTTACGACCTAAAACAAGTTGTGCGTATCCGTACGGGCGAAATGGATTCAGAAGCAATTTAA